Proteins encoded within one genomic window of Triticum aestivum cultivar Chinese Spring chromosome 2D, IWGSC CS RefSeq v2.1, whole genome shotgun sequence:
- the LOC123049152 gene encoding probable protein arginine N-methyltransferase 3, producing MGYCLLYESMLSSVIYARAHFLKPGGAILPDTATILGAGFGRGGTSLPFWGNVYGFDMSCIGKEVTGSSARFPVIDVLDSKDIVTDTAVLHYFDLATMKESEMDFTASLELRLPESGAAAIPGVTWCHGIVLWFDTGFTDRFCKDKPVDLSTSPFSTPTHWSQTIFTFEEPIAITNGKSVVGSSASVGSAECPAASIRSRISTVRASEHRSIDICQS from the exons ATGGGATATTGCCTATTGTATGAATCCATGCTCAGTTCAGTTATATATGCACGTGCCCATTTCCTAAAACCTGGTGGTGCTATTCTACCGGATACTGCAACAATT CTTGGTGCTGGTTTTGGGAGGGGTGGAACTAGCTTGCCATTTTGGGGAAATGTGTATGGCTTTGATATGTCATGTATTGGCAAAGAAGTAACAGGGAGTTCGGCTCGATTTCCTGTAATTGATGTACTTGATTCTAAGGATATTGTGACAGATACTGCTGTACTCCAT TATTTTGATCTGGCAACTATGAAGGAAAGTGAAATGGATTTCACCGCGAGCTTGGAGCTAAGGCTTCCTGAAAGTGGTGCAGCTGCTATACCAGGAGTAACCTGGTGCCATGGCATTGTCTTGTGGTTTGACACTGGCTTCACCGACAGATTCTGCAAGGACAAGCCTGTGGACCTGTCCACCTCTCCTTTCTCCACACCAACTCACTGGTCGCAAACAATCTTCACCTTTGAAGAGCCCATAGCGATTACAAATGGGAAATCAGTCGTTGGCTCATCTGCATCAGTTGGCTCAGCGGAGTGCCCAGCTGCCTCGATCAGATCGCGCATCAGCACCGTGAGGGCCTCTGAGCACCGCAGCATAGACATATGTCAATCGTAA